A window of Pelagicoccus enzymogenes contains these coding sequences:
- the carB gene encoding carbamoyl-phosphate synthase large subunit yields MPKRTDIESILIIGAGPIIIGQACEFDYSGTQACKALKEEGYRVILVNSNPATIMTDPEFADVTYIEPLTVDAVEKIIAKERPDALLPTLGGQTALNLSLELEAAGILHEYGVEMIGARPDAIKKGEDRELFKEAMLKIGLDVAHSRTVNSLEEARKAAKELGSYPLIIRPSFTMGGSGGGIAYNREEFEDIVANGLDLSPVHEVLVEECLLGWKEYEMEVMRDRKDQCVVICSIENFDPMGVHTGDSITVAPAMTLTDREYQAMRDASFAVIREIGVETGGSNIQFSLCPETGRMVVIEMNPRVSRSSALASKATGFPIAKFAAKLAVGYSLDEIQNDITKATPASFEPSIDYVVTKIPRFTFEKFPGADSTLTSAMKSVGEAMAIGRTFKESFQKALRSLETGAFGFGAGGKLGGNETPSEEEINGKLVRPNTERVFYIRYALKAGYTLEQLFELTKIDPWFLTQLKQISDLEDQLAGEKLDTISPQLLRKAKEYGFSDRQLGVLFGVDWKTVNDARKAKGINTVYRLVDTCAAEFEAKTPYYYSSYGDENEVIPSDKKKIMIIGGGPNRIGQGIEFDYCCVHASFALQELGYEAVMVNSNPETVSTDYDTSDKLYFEPLTLEDVLEVYEQEGCEGAIVQYGGQTPLNLATELKAHGVNIIGTSPESIDAAEDRELFKQILDETGLKQPANKTVLNEKEAYEMADQVGFPLLLRPSFVLGGRGMFIVHTMEEMKAVIREAFDASPDKPVLLDKFLEDAIELDVDCISDGETSVIGGMLEHIEYAGVHSGDAAMVLPPHTLKPAMIETVRQASYRLAKALKVVGLMNIQFAIKDDELYVLEVNPRASRTVPFVSKAIGKPLAKIAAKIMTGKKLSELEFTEELTPKHWCIKEAVFPFVRFPGSTIRLGPEMRSTGEVMGLDKDFGIAFAKTQAAAKPGLPTEGNVFLSVKDADKPRALDIARNLSALGFNIYSTSGTAKFLTENGLQVKKLFRIAEGRPNVVDMIKNDEIQMIINTPSGMIPRKDENHMRSIAWGHNVCIMSTITGAEAAVSGIKSLSKKDYEVRSVQSYVAGSVENA; encoded by the coding sequence ATGCCGAAAAGAACAGACATCGAGAGCATCCTAATCATTGGCGCCGGCCCTATCATCATCGGCCAAGCCTGCGAATTCGACTACTCGGGCACGCAAGCCTGTAAAGCGCTCAAGGAGGAGGGCTACCGAGTCATTCTGGTAAACAGCAATCCTGCTACCATTATGACCGACCCCGAATTCGCCGATGTCACCTACATCGAGCCGCTCACCGTCGATGCGGTCGAGAAGATCATCGCCAAGGAGCGTCCCGACGCCCTCCTCCCTACCCTGGGCGGGCAAACGGCTTTGAACCTTTCCCTCGAGCTCGAGGCGGCCGGTATCCTCCATGAGTATGGAGTCGAAATGATAGGAGCCCGTCCCGACGCCATCAAGAAGGGCGAGGACCGCGAACTCTTTAAGGAGGCCATGCTCAAGATCGGCCTCGACGTCGCCCACTCCCGCACCGTCAACTCCCTGGAAGAAGCCCGCAAGGCCGCCAAGGAGCTCGGTAGCTACCCGCTCATCATCCGCCCGAGCTTTACCATGGGTGGCTCCGGCGGCGGTATCGCCTACAACCGCGAGGAATTCGAGGACATCGTCGCCAACGGTCTCGACCTCTCCCCCGTGCACGAAGTCCTCGTCGAAGAATGTCTGCTCGGATGGAAGGAATACGAGATGGAGGTCATGCGCGACCGCAAGGACCAGTGCGTCGTGATCTGCTCCATCGAGAACTTCGATCCCATGGGCGTGCACACCGGCGACTCCATTACCGTGGCACCCGCCATGACCCTCACCGATCGCGAATACCAAGCGATGCGCGACGCCTCCTTCGCCGTCATCCGCGAGATCGGCGTGGAAACCGGCGGCTCCAACATCCAGTTCTCCCTCTGCCCTGAGACCGGACGCATGGTCGTCATCGAGATGAACCCGCGCGTCTCTCGTTCCTCCGCCCTCGCATCCAAGGCCACCGGTTTCCCCATCGCCAAGTTCGCCGCGAAGCTGGCCGTCGGCTACAGCCTCGACGAGATCCAAAACGACATCACCAAGGCGACTCCCGCTTCTTTCGAACCCTCTATCGACTACGTGGTCACCAAGATCCCACGCTTCACGTTCGAGAAGTTCCCCGGCGCCGACAGCACCCTGACTTCCGCCATGAAGTCCGTGGGCGAGGCCATGGCCATCGGCCGCACCTTCAAGGAATCCTTCCAGAAGGCCCTCCGCTCCCTCGAAACCGGAGCCTTCGGCTTCGGAGCAGGCGGCAAGCTGGGCGGCAACGAAACGCCTTCCGAAGAGGAAATCAACGGCAAGCTGGTTCGCCCCAACACCGAACGCGTCTTCTACATCCGCTACGCCCTCAAGGCTGGCTACACGCTCGAGCAACTCTTCGAGCTCACCAAGATCGATCCTTGGTTCCTCACCCAACTCAAGCAAATCTCCGACTTGGAAGACCAGCTCGCAGGCGAAAAGCTCGACACCATTTCCCCGCAGCTGCTGCGCAAGGCCAAGGAGTACGGCTTCTCCGACCGCCAGCTCGGCGTCCTCTTCGGGGTGGACTGGAAAACCGTCAACGACGCTCGCAAAGCCAAGGGCATCAACACTGTCTACCGCCTCGTCGACACCTGCGCCGCCGAGTTCGAAGCCAAGACGCCCTACTACTACTCTTCCTACGGCGACGAAAACGAGGTCATTCCTTCCGACAAGAAGAAGATCATGATCATCGGCGGCGGGCCCAACCGCATCGGCCAAGGCATCGAGTTCGACTACTGCTGCGTGCACGCCTCCTTCGCCCTGCAAGAGCTCGGCTACGAAGCGGTCATGGTCAACTCCAACCCGGAAACCGTTTCCACCGACTACGACACCTCCGACAAGCTCTACTTCGAGCCCCTCACCCTCGAGGACGTGCTCGAAGTCTACGAGCAAGAAGGCTGCGAGGGAGCCATTGTCCAGTACGGCGGCCAAACGCCACTCAACCTCGCTACCGAGCTCAAGGCCCACGGCGTCAACATCATCGGCACTTCGCCCGAAAGCATCGACGCCGCCGAAGACCGCGAACTCTTCAAGCAAATCCTCGACGAGACCGGTCTCAAGCAACCTGCCAACAAGACCGTGCTCAACGAAAAAGAAGCCTACGAAATGGCTGACCAAGTGGGCTTCCCGCTGCTGCTCCGCCCTTCCTTCGTACTCGGCGGACGCGGCATGTTCATCGTGCACACCATGGAGGAAATGAAGGCCGTTATCCGCGAAGCCTTCGACGCCTCCCCCGATAAGCCGGTCCTCCTGGACAAATTCCTCGAAGACGCGATCGAGCTCGACGTAGACTGCATCTCCGACGGCGAAACGTCCGTCATCGGCGGTATGCTCGAACACATCGAATACGCAGGCGTGCACTCCGGCGACGCGGCCATGGTACTGCCACCGCACACCTTGAAGCCCGCCATGATCGAGACCGTTCGCCAAGCGAGCTACCGTCTGGCCAAGGCCCTCAAGGTCGTCGGCCTCATGAACATCCAGTTCGCGATCAAGGACGACGAGCTCTACGTGCTCGAGGTCAACCCACGCGCCTCCCGTACCGTACCCTTCGTTTCCAAGGCAATCGGCAAGCCGCTCGCCAAGATCGCCGCCAAGATCATGACCGGCAAGAAGCTCAGCGAGCTAGAATTCACCGAAGAGCTCACTCCCAAGCACTGGTGCATCAAGGAAGCCGTCTTCCCCTTCGTCCGCTTCCCGGGTTCCACCATCCGTCTTGGCCCAGAGATGCGCTCCACCGGCGAGGTCATGGGATTGGACAAGGACTTCGGAATCGCCTTCGCCAAGACCCAAGCCGCCGCCAAGCCCGGCTTGCCGACCGAAGGAAACGTATTCCTCTCCGTCAAGGACGCCGACAAGCCGCGCGCTCTCGATATCGCTCGCAACCTCAGCGCCCTCGGCTTCAACATCTACTCGACCAGTGGAACCGCCAAGTTCCTTACCGAAAACGGGCTGCAAGTGAAGAAGCTGTTCCGCATCGCCGAAGGTCGACCCAACGTCGTGGACATGATCAAGAACGACGAAATCCAAATGATCATCAACACGCCGTCCGGCATGATTCCACGCAAGGACGAGAACCACATGCGCTCCATCGCATGGGGCCACAACGTCTGTATCATGTCGACCATTACGGGCGCCGAGGCCGCAGTATCCGGAATCAAGTCGCTGAGCAAAAAGGACTACGAAGTTCGCTCAGTCCAGTCCTACGTTGCGGGAAGCGTCGAGAACGCTTAA